A region from the Xenopus laevis strain J_2021 chromosome 4S, Xenopus_laevis_v10.1, whole genome shotgun sequence genome encodes:
- the LOC121393391 gene encoding extended synaptotagmin-1-like: protein MSDQNIFLNHFSYTKWIITLLLGFSAGVLDVSFFYIIMGIVMWILYRCWKPSTEPSAIKCQDKAKEQAKVPHKVTDREFERLRYLQVLVNNSWPYITKYLEKFLRWRIQPLIRSRFKYLTNFHFFDIDFGNKAPQVTHMRVQSDPEKKQILLDLKISLNAAVMVNVGISKTIMAGVKSVKLEGTLRIILAPLIPDVPFTEAVNIYFPRRPVLHLQWTGLTNLLNIPGLHTMTERMIVDQIANFMVAPKFFTQPLAANFDMKNLPFADPWNALRIHVLEARNLVANDFFSKKSDPFVVVRGGGTVGKTRVISKNLNPQWNQTFEILFSDLPGQEIEFEVLDKNVQRDDSLGSCKIAVPHVLKKKFIDKWIRLDNVKSGELHIKVETLKLFSDRDKLQKVLNLNKRPRPPKSEELSSVALYTVIQKARGLPVIRPKKCKLNPLATVEVSVTDTVKRTGAQINSGEPEWKERLQFLIRTHAARECN from the exons atgtccgatcaaaatatatttttaaatcatttttcataTACGAAATGGATCATTACCCTATTATTAGGCTTCTCTGCTGGAGTTTTGGAcgtcagctttttttatataattatgggAATAGTGATGTGGATCTTGTACAGATGCTGGAAGCCAAGTACTGAGCCATCAGCAATAAAGTGTCAGGACAAAGCCAAGGAACAGGCAAAGGTCCCACACAAG GTCACTGACCGAGAGTTTGAGAGACTCCGGTACCTGCAAGTG TTAGTGAACAATTCGTGGCCGTACATAAcaaaatatctggagaaatttctaAGATGGAGAATTCAGCCGCTGATCAGATcaagatttaaatatttaaccAATTTTCACTTCTTTGATATTGATTTTGGCAATAAG GCTCCACAGGTGACTCACATGAGAGTTCAGTCTGATCCAGAGAAGAAGCAGATTCTCCTGGATCTCAAAATCAG TCTCAACGCAGCGGTGATGGTTAATGTTGGAATATCTAAGACTATCATGGCCGGAGTGAAGTCTGTGAAG CTGGAGGGAACATTACGAATAATTCTGGCTCCGCTGATACCAGACGTGCCCTTTACTGAAGCCGTGAACATTTACTTCCCTCGGCGGCCG gtgttaCATCTACAGTGGACAGGACTCACCAACCTGCTTAATATTCCCGGTCTTCA CACCATGACAGAAAGAATGATTGTGGACCAAATTGCCAACTTCATGGTTGCACCAAAATTTTTCACTCAGCCCCTGGCAGCCAACTTTGACATGAAAAATCTGCCCTTCGCGGATCCCTGG aACGCACTTCGGATTCATGTATTAGAAGCAAGAAATCTCGTTGCAAACGACTTCTTCTCCAAGAAATCAGACCCTTTTGTAGTTGTGCGCGGAGGAGGCACAGTTGGGAAAACCAGGGTCATATCTAAGAACCTCAACCCGCAGTGGAACCAGACATTTGAG ATATTATTTTCAGATTTACCAGGGCAGGAGATTGAATTTGAGGTTCTGGACAAAAATGTTCAGAGAGATGATTCACTGGGCAG CTGTAAAATTGCAGTTCCACATGTGCTAAAGAAGAAATTCATtgataag TGGATCCGGTTGGACAATGTGAAGTCTGGGGAGCTCCATATCAAGGTGGAAACTCTCAAACTCTTTTCAGACCGTGACAAGCTGCAGAAG GTGTTAAATCTGAACAAAAGGCCGCGGCCCCCTAAGAGTGAGGAGTTGTCATCAGTTGCCCTTTACACCGTCATCCAAAAAGCCAGGGGTCTGCCAGTGATACGG CCGAAGAAATGCAAATTAAACCCACTGGCCACCGTGGAAGTGTCAGTGACAGATACAGTCAAGAGGACGGGG GCCCAAATAAATTCCGGAGAGCCAGAGTGGAAGGAGAGGTTACAATTCCTCATAAGGACCCACGCGGCGAGAGAATGCAACTAA